One stretch of Armatimonadota bacterium DNA includes these proteins:
- a CDS encoding response regulator has protein sequence MRILIADDEPLIRMGVRRILLDAGHEVVGEAASGREVLELVDRLRPDLLVLDIRMEPTDGIEVARQVRDRVPVVFLTAYGDRELLAAAEAVGAYAYITKPLVESELRAAVALSYQRFQEVRKAREALETRKLVERAKGILMKRLGLDEEEAYRLLQRRARNQRRTMREVAQAILDSDALISERRPPR, from the coding sequence ATGCGGATCCTCATCGCGGACGACGAACCCCTCATCCGGATGGGCGTGCGGCGCATCCTGCTGGACGCGGGACACGAGGTGGTGGGGGAGGCGGCTTCGGGCCGCGAGGTCCTGGAGCTGGTGGACCGGCTGCGGCCTGACCTCCTGGTGCTCGACATCCGCATGGAGCCCACGGACGGCATCGAGGTGGCCCGACAGGTTCGGGACCGGGTGCCGGTGGTCTTCCTCACCGCTTACGGTGACCGGGAGCTGCTGGCGGCGGCCGAGGCGGTCGGCGCCTACGCGTACATCACCAAGCCCCTGGTGGAGTCGGAGCTGCGGGCGGCGGTGGCCCTGAGTTACCAGCGGTTCCAGGAGGTGCGGAAGGCCCGGGAGGCCCTGGAGACCCGGAAGCTGGTGGAGCGGGCGAAGGGCATCCTGATGAAGCGGCTGGGCCTTGACGAGGAGGAAGCGTACCGCCTCCTGCAGCGGCGGGCCCGCAACCAGCGCAGGACCATGCGGGAGGTGGCCCAGGCCATCCTGGACTCCGACGCCCTGATCTCAGAGCGCCGCCCGCCCCGGTAA
- a CDS encoding ammonium transporter, with the protein MRRVLPVLLVLLVLCVAAPGWSADPSGAQTIKQKPEAAVNFAWTLIAAFLVFFMQAGFALLGAGLIRSKNTVNYLTKSYMDFSIAALSYWAFGFALMFGGSQLSSGLEHGNAWIGLSGFFLSGAAYDVTTILYWFFQMVFAATAATIVAGAVAERTKITAYLAYSFIVSAVIYPIYGHWVWGGGWLANLPFGVGARDFAGSGVVHAVGGLLGLVGAAMVGPRLGKYNPDGTPNPIPGHNMTYVVIGTFILFFGWFGFNPGSTLAATDLRISVIAVNTFLAGAAGAVVALYASLVRTGKADIAMACNGALAGLVGITAPCAYVAPWAAVVIGAIAALVMMWSLGFVERTLKVDDPVGAVSVHAAGGLWGLLAVGIFADGTYGGVRGLIVGEVGQLVAQLISMGVVTAWSLITGYIMFALIRSTIGLRASREEELQGLDLPEHGTPAYVLEPTPVPAGGA; encoded by the coding sequence ATGCGAAGGGTTCTGCCCGTACTCCTCGTACTCCTGGTGCTCTGCGTGGCTGCACCCGGGTGGAGCGCAGACCCCAGCGGGGCACAGACCATCAAGCAGAAGCCGGAAGCGGCGGTGAACTTCGCCTGGACCCTCATCGCGGCGTTCCTCGTGTTCTTCATGCAGGCGGGATTCGCCCTCCTGGGGGCCGGGCTCATCCGATCCAAGAACACGGTGAACTACCTCACGAAGAGCTACATGGACTTCAGCATCGCCGCCCTCTCCTACTGGGCCTTCGGGTTCGCTCTCATGTTCGGTGGAAGCCAGCTCAGCAGCGGATTGGAGCACGGGAACGCGTGGATCGGGCTCTCCGGGTTCTTCCTGAGCGGGGCCGCCTACGACGTGACCACCATCCTCTACTGGTTCTTCCAGATGGTCTTCGCGGCCACCGCGGCCACCATCGTGGCGGGCGCGGTGGCGGAGCGGACGAAGATCACCGCCTACCTGGCCTACAGCTTCATCGTCTCCGCGGTGATCTACCCCATCTACGGGCACTGGGTGTGGGGCGGGGGGTGGCTGGCGAACCTGCCCTTCGGGGTGGGGGCCCGCGACTTCGCGGGCTCCGGGGTGGTCCACGCGGTCGGGGGGCTGCTGGGGCTCGTGGGCGCCGCCATGGTGGGCCCCCGCCTGGGCAAGTACAACCCGGACGGCACCCCGAACCCCATCCCCGGCCACAACATGACCTATGTGGTGATCGGGACCTTCATCCTGTTCTTCGGGTGGTTCGGATTCAACCCCGGCAGCACCCTGGCCGCCACGGACCTGCGCATCTCCGTCATCGCGGTGAACACCTTCCTGGCGGGGGCCGCGGGCGCGGTGGTGGCCCTGTACGCGAGCCTCGTACGCACGGGCAAGGCGGACATCGCCATGGCGTGCAACGGGGCCCTGGCGGGCCTGGTGGGGATCACCGCGCCGTGCGCGTACGTGGCCCCCTGGGCGGCGGTGGTGATCGGAGCCATCGCGGCCCTCGTGATGATGTGGAGTCTGGGGTTCGTGGAGCGGACCCTGAAGGTGGACGATCCCGTGGGCGCGGTTTCCGTGCACGCGGCCGGAGGGCTGTGGGGACTGTTGGCCGTGGGGATCTTCGCGGACGGCACGTACGGGGGCGTACGGGGCCTCATCGTGGGGGAGGTAGGGCAGCTCGTGGCCCAGCTCATCAGCATGGGGGTGGTGACCGCCTGGTCGCTGATCACGGGATACATCATGTTCGCTCTGATCCGCAGCACCATTGGCCTGAGGGCCTCGCGGGAGGAGGAGCTCCAGGGGCTGGACCTGCCGGAGCACGGCACGCCCGCATACGTCCTCGAGCCTACCCCGGTGCCCGCGGGCGGAGCGTGA
- the glnA gene encoding type I glutamate--ammonia ligase, with amino-acid sequence MTGKTAQDVLRLVKEKNIQMVDLRFTDVPGVWQHATIPASALDESTFKKGIGFDGSSIRGFQAIQESDMLLLPDPATAFVDPFLEVPTLVMICDVVDPETRAPYSRDPRYVAKKAEAYLKETGIADVSYWGPEIEFFIFDHVTYEVLPHRMGYCIDSREGIWNTGNDNGKNLGYKIRPKEGYFPAPPSDTFQDIRSEAALILEQIGIPVEMHHHEVATAGQAEIDMERDTLVRMADKVMIYKYVMRNVARRHGCTVTFMPKPLFGDNGSGMHTHQSLWKDGRNLFYAEGKYAELSDLALHYIAGLLTHVDAILAFTSPTTNSYKRLVPHYEAPVNVAFSKRNRSACVRIPMYYTGPEAAASKRIEFRPPDPSCNPYLAFAAMLMAGVDGIRRKLDASPFGPLDVNTYELPPEEAARVKSVPGSLGEVLSALEADHEFLLEGDVFTRDLIETWIGYKREKELHEVSIRPHPYEFYLYFDV; translated from the coding sequence ATGACGGGAAAGACGGCGCAGGATGTGCTGAGGCTGGTCAAGGAGAAGAACATCCAGATGGTGGATCTCCGGTTCACGGACGTGCCCGGGGTGTGGCAGCACGCCACCATCCCCGCCTCCGCCCTGGACGAGTCCACCTTCAAGAAGGGGATCGGGTTTGACGGCAGCAGCATCCGGGGCTTCCAGGCCATCCAGGAGAGCGACATGCTGCTCCTTCCGGATCCGGCGACCGCCTTCGTGGATCCCTTCCTGGAAGTCCCGACCCTGGTGATGATCTGTGACGTGGTGGATCCGGAGACCCGGGCTCCCTACAGCCGCGACCCCCGGTACGTGGCCAAGAAGGCGGAGGCCTACCTCAAGGAGACGGGCATCGCGGATGTGAGCTACTGGGGACCCGAGATCGAGTTCTTCATCTTCGACCACGTCACGTATGAGGTGCTGCCCCATCGCATGGGCTACTGCATCGACAGCCGGGAAGGGATCTGGAACACGGGGAACGACAACGGGAAGAACCTGGGCTACAAGATCCGTCCGAAGGAGGGCTACTTCCCGGCCCCGCCCAGCGACACCTTCCAGGACATCCGCAGCGAGGCGGCCCTGATCCTGGAGCAGATCGGGATCCCGGTGGAGATGCACCACCACGAGGTGGCCACCGCGGGCCAGGCGGAGATCGACATGGAGCGGGACACCCTGGTCCGGATGGCCGACAAGGTGATGATCTACAAGTACGTGATGCGCAACGTGGCCCGCCGACACGGATGCACCGTCACCTTTATGCCCAAACCCCTCTTCGGCGACAACGGCAGCGGCATGCACACCCACCAGAGCCTGTGGAAGGACGGCCGCAACCTCTTCTACGCAGAAGGAAAATACGCGGAGCTGAGCGACCTCGCCCTCCACTACATCGCCGGGCTGCTCACGCACGTGGACGCCATCCTGGCCTTCACGAGCCCCACCACGAACTCCTACAAGCGCCTGGTGCCCCACTACGAGGCGCCCGTGAACGTGGCCTTCAGCAAGCGGAACCGCAGCGCCTGCGTGCGCATCCCCATGTACTACACGGGCCCGGAGGCCGCGGCGAGCAAGCGCATCGAGTTCCGGCCTCCGGACCCCAGCTGCAATCCCTACCTGGCGTTCGCGGCCATGCTCATGGCGGGGGTGGACGGGATCCGGCGCAAGCTCGATGCCTCCCCCTTCGGTCCCCTGGACGTGAACACCTACGAGCTCCCGCCGGAGGAGGCGGCCCGGGTGAAGAGCGTGCCCGGTTCCCTCGGAGAGGTCCTCAGCGCCCTGGAGGCGGACCACGAGTTCCTCCTGGAGGGGGACGTGTTCACCCGGGACCTCATCGAGACCTGGATCGGCTACAAGCGGGAGAAGGAGCTCCACGAGGTGAGCATCCGGCCGCATCCGTACGAGTTCTACCTGTACTTCGACGTGTAA